From Rhinatrema bivittatum chromosome 5, aRhiBiv1.1, whole genome shotgun sequence, the proteins below share one genomic window:
- the LOC115092446 gene encoding tigger transposable element-derived protein 1-like, translated as MGPKKARSGNADKGKRKAVRTTIELKKEIIAKYEQGTRVSDLSAEYGMPKSTISTFLKNKAVIKAANVAKGVTLITKQRPQIMEEMEKLLLIFIKEKELAGDSINEVVICEKALQIFSDLNKETPGTSGEGEGAFTFKASRGWFENFRHRSGIHRVTRHGEAASANQEAANNFIKEFSDYVKAEGFVPEQVFNCDETGLFWKKMPANTYITKEEKALPGHKPMKDRLTLLFCANASGDCKVKPLLVYHSDNPRPFKRHNVMKSKLAVMWRSNTKAWVTRQFFTEWVREVFAPRVKEYLAEKKLPLKCLLVMDNAPAHPPALEEDLVDDYSFIKVKFLPPNTTPILQPMDQQVISNFKKLYTKALFRKCFEVTNDTQLTLREFWKEHFNILNCVNLIDTAWSNVTHRTLYAAWRKLWPERDSEGLEAESAPVVDEDVAVVDDIVAIGKTMGLDIQQDDINELVEGHAAELTTEELMHLQQQQQKDMVEEISSEEEERVEDISSGLIHEMCAKWTEIANFVEQHHPDKVVANRAVNIFNDNVMSTFRKISERRKKQQKIEKFFRKEIRQATAEKDSDSPQQKIQRTETPEEQLPSVFIEEDSPSRQ; from the coding sequence ATGGGTCCAAAGAAAGCCAGAAGTGGTAATGCAGACAAAGGTAAGCGGAAAGCTGTGAGAACAACTAttgagctgaagaaagaaatcattgCCAAATATGAACAGGGCACACGTGTTTCGGATCTGTCTGCTGAGTATGGCATGCCAAAATCAACCATCTCTACTTTCCTTAAGAATAAAGCTGTTATAAAGGCTGCCAATGTTGCCAAAGGTGTAACGCTGATAACTAAGCAAAGGCCTCAGATAATGGAGGAAATGGAGAAGCTGCTCCttattttcattaaagaaaaagaGTTAGCAGGTGACAGCATCAATGAGGTCGTTATTTGTGAGAAAGCACTACAAATATTCAGTGATCTGAACAAAGAAACACCTGGTACAAGTGGTGAAGGTGAAGGTGCTTTCACGTTTAAAGCCAGCAGAGGTTGGTTTGAGAATTTCAGACATAGAAGTGGCATACATCGCGTCACTAGGCATGGGGAAGCAGCTAGTGCAAACCAGGAGGCTGCTAATAACTTCATTAAAGAATTTAGTGACTATGTCAAGGCAGAAGGGTTTGTTCCTGAGCAGGTGTTCAACTGCGATGAGACCGGATTATTCTGGAAAAAAATGCCAGCCAACACCTACATAACCAAAGAGGAGAAAGCGCTACCAGGGCACAAGCCTATGAAAGATAGGCTTACTCTTTTGTTTTGTGCAAATGCAAGTGGTGATTGCAAGGTAAAACCCTTGCTTGTCTACCATTCAGACAATCCCAGGCCATTCAAAAGGCACAATGTAATGAAGAGTAAATTGGCTGTGATGTGGCGGTCTAACACCAAAGCTTGGGTTACCAGACAATTCTTTACAGAGTGGGTGCGTGAAGTTTTTGCACCTCGAGTGAAGGAAtacctggcagaaaaaaaattgcCTTTAAAATGTCTATTAGTGATGGACAatgctcctgctcaccccccAGCTTTAGAGGAAGATCTAGTTGATGACTATAGCTTCATCAAAGTAAAATTCTTACCCCCCAATACAACCCCTATTCTGCAACCCATGGACCAACAGGTCATATCCAATTTCAAGAAATTGTACACAAAGGCCCTCTTCCGGAAGTGCTTTGAAGTGACAAATGACACACAGCTAACTCTGAGGGAATTTTGGAAAGAACACTTCAACATCCTAAATTGTGTAAACTTGATTGACACTGCTTGGAGTAATGTCACTCATCGCACATTGTATGCGGCATGGCGAAAACTATGGCCCGAAAGGGACAGTGAGGGTTTAGAAGCTGAGTCAGCTCCTGTCGTTGATGAAGATGTTGCTGTGGTTGATGATATTGTGGCCATAGGAAAGACCATGGGCCTTGACATTCAACAAGATGACATCAACGAACTTGTGGAAGGTCACGCTGCTGAGTTAACCACCGAGGAACTGATGCACCTACAACAACAGCAGCAGAAGGATATGGTGGAAGAAATTTCTtctgaagaagaggagagagtggaggaTATTTCTAGTGGCCTTATTCATGAAATGTGTGCAAAATGGACAGAAATCGCAAACTTTGTTGAACAACATCACCCTGATAAAGTGGTAGCAAATAGAGCAGTTAACATTTTTAATGACAATGTTATGTCCACTTTCCGCAAAATTtctgaaaggagaaaaaaacagcaaaaaattgaaaaattcttcCGTAAAGAAATCAGACAAGCAACTGCAGAGAAAGATTCTGATTCTCCTCAGCAAAAGATACAGAGAACAGAAACACCCGAAGAGCAGTTACCCTCTGTTTTTATTGAAGAGGACTCCCCTTCAAGACAATAA